The following proteins come from a genomic window of Malus domestica chromosome 02, GDT2T_hap1:
- the LOC103408349 gene encoding uridylate kinase PUMPKIN, chloroplastic-like isoform X1 translates to MASSDNFPMIDASSHLQAPTRPGDTIDSAAAANNGNFFPPPFPDDIDRSPNPTRNSNTKRSSYYNKRFKSSSANPNPTTSTTEAESSSGPETASQRGDYRKDREEWSDTAIGCLLEAYTEKFNQLNRGNLRGRDWEEVAEMLSERCGTGGANKSAYKTVEQCKNKIDNLKKRYKVELQRITNSGLGASHWHWFKKLEVILGSCVAAKGGGGSDEERSVGRAGGNAAKQLKRYTPGSAAFGNNLKAKSMPNLKWRRVMLKISGAALAGDCQSIDPKVAMQIAEEVARACHLGVEVAIVVGGRNVFCGETWVSSTGLDRSTAYHIGMMATVMNSVILQSALEKVGLQARVQTSLTIPEVSEPYNRLRAIRHLEKGRVVIFGGTGAGTGNYLFTTDTAAALRASESRSLPWPRFNAEAVVKGTNFNGIYDSHPGNNSANVDIICYREVVPNSNTSMDAMALTYCEENRIPVVIFNLLEPGNISRALCGEQVGTLIDQTGRII, encoded by the exons atggCTTCCTCCGACAACTTCCCGATGATCGACGCCTCCTCTCACCTCCAAGCTCCAACGCGCCCCGGCGACACCATCGACTCCGCCGCCGCTGCCAACAACGGCAATTTCTTCCCTCCACCCTTCCCGGACGACATTGATCGGAGTCCGAACCCGACCCGAAACTCCAACACTAAACGGAGCTCTTACTACAATAAAAGATTCAAATCTTCCTCCgctaaccctaaccctaccaCCAGCACCACCGAAGCCGAGTCGTCCAGCGGGCCCGAAACGGCATCGCAGCGAGGTGACTATCGGAAGGACCGCGAGGAGTGGAGCGACACTGCCATCGGGTGCCTTCTAGAAGCTTACACCGAGAAATTCAACCAGCTGAACAGGGGAAACCTGCGGGGGAGGGACTGGGAAGAGGTGGCGGAGATGCTCAGCGAGCGGTGTGGGACCGGCGGTGCCAATAAGTCGGCGTACAAGACGGTAGAGCAGTGTAAGAATAAGATTGACAATTTGAAGAAAAGGTACAAGGTGGAGCTGCAGAGGATTACTAATAGTGGGTTGGGTGCCAGTCACTGGCATTGGTTTAAGAAGCTTGAGGTCATTTTAGGGAGTTGCGTTGCTGCGAAAGGTGGCGGTGGTTCGGACGAGGAGCGCAGCGTGGGCAGAGCCGGTGGTAATGCGGCTAAGCAGCTGAAGAG ATACACGCCAGGCAGCGCTGCTTTTGGAAACAACCTGAAAGCCAAGTCGATGCCAAATCTAAAATGGCGAAGAGTGATGCTTAAAATTAGTGGTGCTGCATTAGCTGGGGACTGCCAGAGTATCGACCCCAAG GTAGCAATGCAGATTGCTGAGGAAGTGGCAAGAGCTTGCCACCTTGGAGTGGAG GTAGCAATCGTTGTCGGAGGCCGTAATGTCTTTTGTGGAGAGACTTGGGTGTCTTCTACTGGATTGGATAGGTCTACAGCATACCATATTGG TATGATGGCAACAGTCATGAATTCTGTAATACTTCAATCAGCTTTAGAGAAGGTGGGTCTTCAGGCACGTGTTCAAACATCATTAACAATCCCAGAGGTTTCTGAGCCATATAACAGGCTTCGAGCCATACGACATCTTGAGAAAGGAAGAGTTGTTATATTTGGTGGTACTGGTGCCGGCACTGGAAATTATCTTTTCACAACTGATACTGCAGCAGCCTTGCGAGCGTCTGAGAGTAGGAGTCTACCCTGGCCCCGAT TTAATGCAGAGGCAGTCGTCAAGGGCACAAACTTCAATGGCATATATGACTCTCATCCTGGTAACAACAGTGCTAATGTTGATATAATTTGCTATAGGGAGGTTGTTCCTAACAGTAATACCTCCATGGATGCCATGGCATTAACATATTGCGAAGAGAATCGAATTCCAG TTGTGATTTTCAATCTGCTGGAACCTGGAAATATTTCAAGAGCTCTATGTGGAGAACAAGTTGGCACTTTGATTGATCAGACTGGAAGGATTATTTAA
- the LOC103408349 gene encoding uridylate kinase PUMPKIN, chloroplastic-like isoform X2, protein MASSDNFPMIDASSHLQAPTRPGDTIDSAAAANNGNFFPPPFPDDIDRSPNPTRNSNTKRSSYYNKRFKSSSANPNPTTSTTEAESSSGPETASQRGDYRKDREEWSDTAIGCLLEAYTEKFNQLNRGNLRGRDWEEVAEMLSERCGTGGANKSAYKTVEQCKNKIDNLKKRYKVELQRITNSGLGASHWHWFKKLEVILGSCVAAKGGGGSDEERSVGRAGGNAAKQLKRYTPGSAAFGNNLKAKSMPNLKWRRVMLKISGAALAGDCQSIDPKVAMQIAEEVARACHLGVEVAIVVGGRNVFCGETWVSSTGLDRSTAYHIGMMATVMNSVILQSALEKVGLQARVQTSLTIPEVSEPYNRLRAIRHLEKGRVVIFGGTGAGTGNYLFTTDTAAALRASEINAEAVVKGTNFNGIYDSHPGNNSANVDIICYREVVPNSNTSMDAMALTYCEENRIPVVIFNLLEPGNISRALCGEQVGTLIDQTGRII, encoded by the exons atggCTTCCTCCGACAACTTCCCGATGATCGACGCCTCCTCTCACCTCCAAGCTCCAACGCGCCCCGGCGACACCATCGACTCCGCCGCCGCTGCCAACAACGGCAATTTCTTCCCTCCACCCTTCCCGGACGACATTGATCGGAGTCCGAACCCGACCCGAAACTCCAACACTAAACGGAGCTCTTACTACAATAAAAGATTCAAATCTTCCTCCgctaaccctaaccctaccaCCAGCACCACCGAAGCCGAGTCGTCCAGCGGGCCCGAAACGGCATCGCAGCGAGGTGACTATCGGAAGGACCGCGAGGAGTGGAGCGACACTGCCATCGGGTGCCTTCTAGAAGCTTACACCGAGAAATTCAACCAGCTGAACAGGGGAAACCTGCGGGGGAGGGACTGGGAAGAGGTGGCGGAGATGCTCAGCGAGCGGTGTGGGACCGGCGGTGCCAATAAGTCGGCGTACAAGACGGTAGAGCAGTGTAAGAATAAGATTGACAATTTGAAGAAAAGGTACAAGGTGGAGCTGCAGAGGATTACTAATAGTGGGTTGGGTGCCAGTCACTGGCATTGGTTTAAGAAGCTTGAGGTCATTTTAGGGAGTTGCGTTGCTGCGAAAGGTGGCGGTGGTTCGGACGAGGAGCGCAGCGTGGGCAGAGCCGGTGGTAATGCGGCTAAGCAGCTGAAGAG ATACACGCCAGGCAGCGCTGCTTTTGGAAACAACCTGAAAGCCAAGTCGATGCCAAATCTAAAATGGCGAAGAGTGATGCTTAAAATTAGTGGTGCTGCATTAGCTGGGGACTGCCAGAGTATCGACCCCAAG GTAGCAATGCAGATTGCTGAGGAAGTGGCAAGAGCTTGCCACCTTGGAGTGGAG GTAGCAATCGTTGTCGGAGGCCGTAATGTCTTTTGTGGAGAGACTTGGGTGTCTTCTACTGGATTGGATAGGTCTACAGCATACCATATTGG TATGATGGCAACAGTCATGAATTCTGTAATACTTCAATCAGCTTTAGAGAAGGTGGGTCTTCAGGCACGTGTTCAAACATCATTAACAATCCCAGAGGTTTCTGAGCCATATAACAGGCTTCGAGCCATACGACATCTTGAGAAAGGAAGAGTTGTTATATTTGGTGGTACTGGTGCCGGCACTGGAAATTATCTTTTCACAACTGATACTGCAGCAGCCTTGCGAGCGTCTGAGA TTAATGCAGAGGCAGTCGTCAAGGGCACAAACTTCAATGGCATATATGACTCTCATCCTGGTAACAACAGTGCTAATGTTGATATAATTTGCTATAGGGAGGTTGTTCCTAACAGTAATACCTCCATGGATGCCATGGCATTAACATATTGCGAAGAGAATCGAATTCCAG TTGTGATTTTCAATCTGCTGGAACCTGGAAATATTTCAAGAGCTCTATGTGGAGAACAAGTTGGCACTTTGATTGATCAGACTGGAAGGATTATTTAA
- the LOC103410117 gene encoding phosphatidylinositol-3-phosphatase myotubularin-1-like isoform X1, giving the protein MAAPKHRSGRSTPLRDSSESEKMEATGLWDALDWTIEPVSRSVSRSVSQSVSHVKLECLLEAEQVQVEGYGVVLVNTDEAGTLIVTNFRLLFLSEGTRNVIALGTIPLTTIEKFTKIVVKNQSTPRQSEKSPSRRLLQVIGKDMRTIVFGFRPKTRQRRAIFDALVRCTKPANLWDLYAFVSGPSKFGNTSPKVRLLNEYLRLLGKRFPQPSMDMIEDGSFTFSNDLWRISSINSSYILCQSYPFALIVPKSITDEEVLQASNFRARGRLPVVTWCDSKTGAVLARSSQPLVGLMRNMRSNTDEKIVAALCTKLAGTRGKPRKLYIADARPRKNALANGAMGGGSESSSNYLQSEIVFFGIDNIHAMRESFARLRDYLDTHGAASSDGMSSFLRNGGWTWGGGNLSSMSASVSTLGDSGWLIHVQSVLAGSAWIAARVALESASVLVHCSDGWDRTTQLISLANLLLDPYYRTLTGFQALIEKDWLAFGHPFADRVGMPAGSGNMPSELTRQYSAPNLQSSPSRQSASQVPSHSQNSNNYSPIFLQWVDCVSQLLRMYPFAFEFSSAFLVDLLDCVLSCRFGNFFCNSERERQLCGVPEACGCMWAYLADLRASQGSSHVHYNYFYDPLKHDGPLLPPAAALAPTLWPQFHLRWACPSEAQTGGIEAQFRQMDVKFSELQKEKEMAERKAKEIATMMESLTAELQNEKQVSSSVKQMATRATKESEAIKRAVQSLGCRVHFSNSGDCAFDIESSQIEPSQKSPYYLKREADGTVQRDEKSDLSVSITVMADDDASSNPVGRVCETLCPLRMRDGGCRWPEAGCAQLGSQFLGLKANYEDFDKLSIYDSYFQPK; this is encoded by the exons ATGGCAGCACCGAAGCACCGTTCAGGTCGATCAACGCCCCTCAGGGACTCTTCCGAGTCCGAGAAGATGGAGGCCACTGGCCTCTGGGACGCCCTCGACTGGACCATTGAG CCTGTTTCGCGGTCGGTTTCGCGGTCCGTTTCTCAGTCCGTTTCGCATGTAAAATTGGAGTGCTTGCTTGAAGCCGAGCAAGTCCAAGTTGAG GGGTATGGAGTTGTTCTAGTTAATACGGATGAGGCAGGGACCTTGATAGTGACCAATTTTCGTCTTCTATTCCTG AgtgagggaacaaggaatgttATTGCGCTTGGCACGATACCTTTGACAACAATTGAGAAGTTCACCAAAATT GTCGTAAAGAATCAGTCAACCCCTCGTCAATCTGAAAAGAGTCCATCAAGACGACTTCTTCAGGTCATTG GTAAAGACATGAGGACCATTGTCTTTGGGTTTCGTCCTAAAACAAGGcag AGACGTGCAATATTTGATGCATTAGTAAGGTGTACAAAGCCAGCAAATCTGTGGGATCTTTATGCTTTTGTGTCTGGACCATCCAAATTTGGTAACACCAGCCCAAAGGTGCGGTTACTAAATGAGTATCTTCGGCTTCTTGGAAAACGGTTCCCACAACCATCGATGGATATGATTGAAGATGGTTCATTCACATTTTCTAATGATTTGTGGAGAATAAGTAGTATAAATTCCAGCTATATACTGTGCCAGAGTTATCCATTTGCCTTGATAGTTCCAAAATCCATAAC TGATGAAGAAGTACTCCAAGCTTCCAACTTCCGAGCAAGAGGTCGCTTGCCTGTAGTTACATGGTGTGATTCAA AAACTGGAGCAGTTCTTGCACGGTCATCCCAACCCTTAGTTGGTCTCATGAGGAATATGAGGAG CAACACAGATGAAAAGATTGTTGCTGCACTTTGCACTAAGCTTGCTGGTACAAGAGGTAAACCGAG GAAATTATATATAGCTGATGCAAGACCTCGAAAGAATGCTTTAGCTAATGGTGCTATGGGAGGTGGCTCTGAGTCATCTTCAAATTATCTTCAATCTGAG ATAGTTTTCTTTGGGATAGACAACATACATGCGATGAGAGAGAGCTTTGCCCGACTCAGAGACTACTTAGACACTCATGGTGCAGCTTCTTCGGATGGAATGTcatctttcttg AGAAATGGTGGATGGACGTGGGGTGGAGGCAACCTTAGCAGTATGTCTGCTTCAGTGTCAACTTTGGGGGACAGTGGTTGGTTAATACATGTTCAAAGTGTCTTGGCTGGTTCTGCTTGGATTGCTGCTCGTGTTGCTTTGGAGTCGGCATCAGTGCTTGTACATTGTAG tgATGGATGGGACAGGACCACTCAGCTGATTTCACTTGCCAATTTGTTGCTTGATCCATACTATCGTACTTTAACTGGGTTTCAG GCACTCATTGAGAAAGATTGGCTAGCATTTGGTCACCCATTTGCAGATCGAGTTGGCATGCCAGCAGGAAGTGGCAACATGCCTTCTGAATTAACAAGGCAGTACTCTGCTCCGAATCTCCAATCATCACCCAGTCGCCAGTCAGCGTCTCAAGTGCCTTCTCATTCACAGAATTCAAATAACTATTCTCCCATATTTCTGCAG TGGGTTGATTGTGTTTCACAATTACTGCGGATGTATCCTTTTGCTTTTGAGTTTTCTTCG GCATTTCTGGTTGATCTATTGGACTGTGTTCTATCATGTCGCTTTGGAAACTTCTTCTGTAATAG TGAAAGAGAGAGGCAGCTATGTGGTGTACCTGAAGCTTGTGGATGCATGTGGGCATATTTGGCTGATTTACGTGCTTCGcagggaagttctcatgtgcaCTATAACTACTTTTATGATCCATTAAAACATGATGGTCCACTGTTACCTCCAGCAGCAGCTTTAGCACCAACTCTCTGGCCTCAATTCCATCTTCGTTGGGCTTGTCCCTCAGAGGCTCAAACTGGAGGGATTGAAGCTCAATTTAGGCAAATGGATGTTAAATTCTCTGAACTACAAAAG GAAAAAGAAATGGCAGAAAGGAAAGCTAAAGAAATTGCCACCATGATGGAATCATTAACCGCAGAACTGCAAAATGAGAAGCAAGTTAGCAGCTCAGTTAAGCAGATGGCCACGAGGGCAACCAAGGAAAGTGAGGCCATAAAGCGAGCTGTACAATCACTGGGATGCAGGGTCCACTTTTCAAACAGCGGAGATTGCGCCTTCGACATCGAGAGCAGCCAAATTGAACCTTCGCAGAAGTCACCTTACTATTTAAAAAGAGAAGCGGATGGCACCGTGCAGCGCGATGAGAAATCAGACCTCTCTGTTTCGATCACAGTTATGGCAGATGATGATGCTTCCAGCAACCCAGTCGGCCGAGTATGTGAAACGTTATGCCCGTTACGCATGCGAGATGGGGGCTGCCGGTGGCCAGAAGCTGGTTGTGCTCAGTTGGGTAGCCAATTTCTCGGACTAAAGGCTAACTACGAGGATTTTGATAAACTTTCTATTTATGATAGCTATTTCCAGCCGAAATAA
- the LOC103410117 gene encoding phosphatidylinositol-3-phosphatase myotubularin-1-like isoform X2 codes for MAAPKHRSGRSTPLRDSSESEKMEATGLWDALDWTIEPVSRSVSRSVSQSVSHVKLECLLEAEQVQVEGYGVVLVNTDEAGTLIVTNFRLLFLSEGTRNVIALGTIPLTTIEKFTKIVVKNQSTPRQSEKSPSRRLLQVIGKDMRTIVFGFRPKTSDEEVLQASNFRARGRLPVVTWCDSKTGAVLARSSQPLVGLMRNMRSNTDEKIVAALCTKLAGTRGKPRKLYIADARPRKNALANGAMGGGSESSSNYLQSEIVFFGIDNIHAMRESFARLRDYLDTHGAASSDGMSSFLRNGGWTWGGGNLSSMSASVSTLGDSGWLIHVQSVLAGSAWIAARVALESASVLVHCSDGWDRTTQLISLANLLLDPYYRTLTGFQALIEKDWLAFGHPFADRVGMPAGSGNMPSELTRQYSAPNLQSSPSRQSASQVPSHSQNSNNYSPIFLQWVDCVSQLLRMYPFAFEFSSAFLVDLLDCVLSCRFGNFFCNSERERQLCGVPEACGCMWAYLADLRASQGSSHVHYNYFYDPLKHDGPLLPPAAALAPTLWPQFHLRWACPSEAQTGGIEAQFRQMDVKFSELQKEKEMAERKAKEIATMMESLTAELQNEKQVSSSVKQMATRATKESEAIKRAVQSLGCRVHFSNSGDCAFDIESSQIEPSQKSPYYLKREADGTVQRDEKSDLSVSITVMADDDASSNPVGRVCETLCPLRMRDGGCRWPEAGCAQLGSQFLGLKANYEDFDKLSIYDSYFQPK; via the exons ATGGCAGCACCGAAGCACCGTTCAGGTCGATCAACGCCCCTCAGGGACTCTTCCGAGTCCGAGAAGATGGAGGCCACTGGCCTCTGGGACGCCCTCGACTGGACCATTGAG CCTGTTTCGCGGTCGGTTTCGCGGTCCGTTTCTCAGTCCGTTTCGCATGTAAAATTGGAGTGCTTGCTTGAAGCCGAGCAAGTCCAAGTTGAG GGGTATGGAGTTGTTCTAGTTAATACGGATGAGGCAGGGACCTTGATAGTGACCAATTTTCGTCTTCTATTCCTG AgtgagggaacaaggaatgttATTGCGCTTGGCACGATACCTTTGACAACAATTGAGAAGTTCACCAAAATT GTCGTAAAGAATCAGTCAACCCCTCGTCAATCTGAAAAGAGTCCATCAAGACGACTTCTTCAGGTCATTG GTAAAGACATGAGGACCATTGTCTTTGGGTTTCGTCCTAAAACAAG TGATGAAGAAGTACTCCAAGCTTCCAACTTCCGAGCAAGAGGTCGCTTGCCTGTAGTTACATGGTGTGATTCAA AAACTGGAGCAGTTCTTGCACGGTCATCCCAACCCTTAGTTGGTCTCATGAGGAATATGAGGAG CAACACAGATGAAAAGATTGTTGCTGCACTTTGCACTAAGCTTGCTGGTACAAGAGGTAAACCGAG GAAATTATATATAGCTGATGCAAGACCTCGAAAGAATGCTTTAGCTAATGGTGCTATGGGAGGTGGCTCTGAGTCATCTTCAAATTATCTTCAATCTGAG ATAGTTTTCTTTGGGATAGACAACATACATGCGATGAGAGAGAGCTTTGCCCGACTCAGAGACTACTTAGACACTCATGGTGCAGCTTCTTCGGATGGAATGTcatctttcttg AGAAATGGTGGATGGACGTGGGGTGGAGGCAACCTTAGCAGTATGTCTGCTTCAGTGTCAACTTTGGGGGACAGTGGTTGGTTAATACATGTTCAAAGTGTCTTGGCTGGTTCTGCTTGGATTGCTGCTCGTGTTGCTTTGGAGTCGGCATCAGTGCTTGTACATTGTAG tgATGGATGGGACAGGACCACTCAGCTGATTTCACTTGCCAATTTGTTGCTTGATCCATACTATCGTACTTTAACTGGGTTTCAG GCACTCATTGAGAAAGATTGGCTAGCATTTGGTCACCCATTTGCAGATCGAGTTGGCATGCCAGCAGGAAGTGGCAACATGCCTTCTGAATTAACAAGGCAGTACTCTGCTCCGAATCTCCAATCATCACCCAGTCGCCAGTCAGCGTCTCAAGTGCCTTCTCATTCACAGAATTCAAATAACTATTCTCCCATATTTCTGCAG TGGGTTGATTGTGTTTCACAATTACTGCGGATGTATCCTTTTGCTTTTGAGTTTTCTTCG GCATTTCTGGTTGATCTATTGGACTGTGTTCTATCATGTCGCTTTGGAAACTTCTTCTGTAATAG TGAAAGAGAGAGGCAGCTATGTGGTGTACCTGAAGCTTGTGGATGCATGTGGGCATATTTGGCTGATTTACGTGCTTCGcagggaagttctcatgtgcaCTATAACTACTTTTATGATCCATTAAAACATGATGGTCCACTGTTACCTCCAGCAGCAGCTTTAGCACCAACTCTCTGGCCTCAATTCCATCTTCGTTGGGCTTGTCCCTCAGAGGCTCAAACTGGAGGGATTGAAGCTCAATTTAGGCAAATGGATGTTAAATTCTCTGAACTACAAAAG GAAAAAGAAATGGCAGAAAGGAAAGCTAAAGAAATTGCCACCATGATGGAATCATTAACCGCAGAACTGCAAAATGAGAAGCAAGTTAGCAGCTCAGTTAAGCAGATGGCCACGAGGGCAACCAAGGAAAGTGAGGCCATAAAGCGAGCTGTACAATCACTGGGATGCAGGGTCCACTTTTCAAACAGCGGAGATTGCGCCTTCGACATCGAGAGCAGCCAAATTGAACCTTCGCAGAAGTCACCTTACTATTTAAAAAGAGAAGCGGATGGCACCGTGCAGCGCGATGAGAAATCAGACCTCTCTGTTTCGATCACAGTTATGGCAGATGATGATGCTTCCAGCAACCCAGTCGGCCGAGTATGTGAAACGTTATGCCCGTTACGCATGCGAGATGGGGGCTGCCGGTGGCCAGAAGCTGGTTGTGCTCAGTTGGGTAGCCAATTTCTCGGACTAAAGGCTAACTACGAGGATTTTGATAAACTTTCTATTTATGATAGCTATTTCCAGCCGAAATAA
- the LOC103410117 gene encoding phosphatidylinositol-3-phosphatase myotubularin-1-like isoform X3 — translation MRTIVFGFRPKTRQRRAIFDALVRCTKPANLWDLYAFVSGPSKFGNTSPKVRLLNEYLRLLGKRFPQPSMDMIEDGSFTFSNDLWRISSINSSYILCQSYPFALIVPKSITDEEVLQASNFRARGRLPVVTWCDSKTGAVLARSSQPLVGLMRNMRSNTDEKIVAALCTKLAGTRGKPRKLYIADARPRKNALANGAMGGGSESSSNYLQSEIVFFGIDNIHAMRESFARLRDYLDTHGAASSDGMSSFLRNGGWTWGGGNLSSMSASVSTLGDSGWLIHVQSVLAGSAWIAARVALESASVLVHCSDGWDRTTQLISLANLLLDPYYRTLTGFQALIEKDWLAFGHPFADRVGMPAGSGNMPSELTRQYSAPNLQSSPSRQSASQVPSHSQNSNNYSPIFLQWVDCVSQLLRMYPFAFEFSSAFLVDLLDCVLSCRFGNFFCNSERERQLCGVPEACGCMWAYLADLRASQGSSHVHYNYFYDPLKHDGPLLPPAAALAPTLWPQFHLRWACPSEAQTGGIEAQFRQMDVKFSELQKEKEMAERKAKEIATMMESLTAELQNEKQVSSSVKQMATRATKESEAIKRAVQSLGCRVHFSNSGDCAFDIESSQIEPSQKSPYYLKREADGTVQRDEKSDLSVSITVMADDDASSNPVGRVCETLCPLRMRDGGCRWPEAGCAQLGSQFLGLKANYEDFDKLSIYDSYFQPK, via the exons ATGAGGACCATTGTCTTTGGGTTTCGTCCTAAAACAAGGcag AGACGTGCAATATTTGATGCATTAGTAAGGTGTACAAAGCCAGCAAATCTGTGGGATCTTTATGCTTTTGTGTCTGGACCATCCAAATTTGGTAACACCAGCCCAAAGGTGCGGTTACTAAATGAGTATCTTCGGCTTCTTGGAAAACGGTTCCCACAACCATCGATGGATATGATTGAAGATGGTTCATTCACATTTTCTAATGATTTGTGGAGAATAAGTAGTATAAATTCCAGCTATATACTGTGCCAGAGTTATCCATTTGCCTTGATAGTTCCAAAATCCATAAC TGATGAAGAAGTACTCCAAGCTTCCAACTTCCGAGCAAGAGGTCGCTTGCCTGTAGTTACATGGTGTGATTCAA AAACTGGAGCAGTTCTTGCACGGTCATCCCAACCCTTAGTTGGTCTCATGAGGAATATGAGGAG CAACACAGATGAAAAGATTGTTGCTGCACTTTGCACTAAGCTTGCTGGTACAAGAGGTAAACCGAG GAAATTATATATAGCTGATGCAAGACCTCGAAAGAATGCTTTAGCTAATGGTGCTATGGGAGGTGGCTCTGAGTCATCTTCAAATTATCTTCAATCTGAG ATAGTTTTCTTTGGGATAGACAACATACATGCGATGAGAGAGAGCTTTGCCCGACTCAGAGACTACTTAGACACTCATGGTGCAGCTTCTTCGGATGGAATGTcatctttcttg AGAAATGGTGGATGGACGTGGGGTGGAGGCAACCTTAGCAGTATGTCTGCTTCAGTGTCAACTTTGGGGGACAGTGGTTGGTTAATACATGTTCAAAGTGTCTTGGCTGGTTCTGCTTGGATTGCTGCTCGTGTTGCTTTGGAGTCGGCATCAGTGCTTGTACATTGTAG tgATGGATGGGACAGGACCACTCAGCTGATTTCACTTGCCAATTTGTTGCTTGATCCATACTATCGTACTTTAACTGGGTTTCAG GCACTCATTGAGAAAGATTGGCTAGCATTTGGTCACCCATTTGCAGATCGAGTTGGCATGCCAGCAGGAAGTGGCAACATGCCTTCTGAATTAACAAGGCAGTACTCTGCTCCGAATCTCCAATCATCACCCAGTCGCCAGTCAGCGTCTCAAGTGCCTTCTCATTCACAGAATTCAAATAACTATTCTCCCATATTTCTGCAG TGGGTTGATTGTGTTTCACAATTACTGCGGATGTATCCTTTTGCTTTTGAGTTTTCTTCG GCATTTCTGGTTGATCTATTGGACTGTGTTCTATCATGTCGCTTTGGAAACTTCTTCTGTAATAG TGAAAGAGAGAGGCAGCTATGTGGTGTACCTGAAGCTTGTGGATGCATGTGGGCATATTTGGCTGATTTACGTGCTTCGcagggaagttctcatgtgcaCTATAACTACTTTTATGATCCATTAAAACATGATGGTCCACTGTTACCTCCAGCAGCAGCTTTAGCACCAACTCTCTGGCCTCAATTCCATCTTCGTTGGGCTTGTCCCTCAGAGGCTCAAACTGGAGGGATTGAAGCTCAATTTAGGCAAATGGATGTTAAATTCTCTGAACTACAAAAG GAAAAAGAAATGGCAGAAAGGAAAGCTAAAGAAATTGCCACCATGATGGAATCATTAACCGCAGAACTGCAAAATGAGAAGCAAGTTAGCAGCTCAGTTAAGCAGATGGCCACGAGGGCAACCAAGGAAAGTGAGGCCATAAAGCGAGCTGTACAATCACTGGGATGCAGGGTCCACTTTTCAAACAGCGGAGATTGCGCCTTCGACATCGAGAGCAGCCAAATTGAACCTTCGCAGAAGTCACCTTACTATTTAAAAAGAGAAGCGGATGGCACCGTGCAGCGCGATGAGAAATCAGACCTCTCTGTTTCGATCACAGTTATGGCAGATGATGATGCTTCCAGCAACCCAGTCGGCCGAGTATGTGAAACGTTATGCCCGTTACGCATGCGAGATGGGGGCTGCCGGTGGCCAGAAGCTGGTTGTGCTCAGTTGGGTAGCCAATTTCTCGGACTAAAGGCTAACTACGAGGATTTTGATAAACTTTCTATTTATGATAGCTATTTCCAGCCGAAATAA